The Ahaetulla prasina isolate Xishuangbanna chromosome 3, ASM2864084v1, whole genome shotgun sequence genome window below encodes:
- the LOC131194000 gene encoding nuclear transport factor 2-like, giving the protein MAERPMWEQIGTSFVQLYYQQFDTNREQLGALYTDASCLSWEGQQFQGKASIMEKLMTLPFQKIQHNITSQDHQPAPDNCILSMVVGQLKVDNDPVMGFHQMFVLKNMNDKWVCSNDIFRLALYNFA; this is encoded by the exons ATGGCAGAAAGACCTATGTGGGAGCAAATTGGAACAAGTTTTGTACAGCTGTATTATCAACAGTTTGATACCAATAGGGAACAATTAGGTGCCCTTTAT ACAGATGCTTCCTGTTTGTCTTGGGAAGGTCAGCAGTTCCAAGGAAAAGCTTCAATTATGGAAAAATTGATG aCTCTTCCTTTCCAAAAAATTCAGCATAATATAACATCCCAGGATCATCAGCCAGCTCCTGACAATTGTATCCTTAGTATGGTTGTGGGCCAATTGAAG GTGGACAATGATCCAGTAATGGGATTCCACCAGATGTTTGTTCTCAAAAATATGAATGACAAATGGGTTTGTTCTAATGACATATTTAGGTTGGCTCTGTATAATTTTGCCTGA